In Nocardioides sp. W7, the genomic stretch TGGTCACCGAGGAGGTCAGCAAGGTCGCCGAGACGCTGGGGGAGTTCCGCGGCCGGCACCGCTACACGCTGCTCGACGAGAACGTCCGGGCCTTCTACGCCGACACCCCGGTCGTGGCGCAGTGGGACGACCACGAGACGACCAACAACTGGTACCCCGGCGAGATCCTGGAGGACCCGCGCTACACCCAGGAGCGGCGCGTCGACGTGCTGGCCCGGCGGGCCCGGCAGGCGTGGCAGGAGTACCAGCCGATCGCGGCCCCGGCTCGCCGTGGCCTCTCCCACGACTCAGGCTTCGCCCCGGCCCGGATCTACCGCAAGGTCGAGCGTGGCGGCCACCTCGACGTCTTCTGCCTGGACATGCGCACCCACAAGGACCCCAACACGGCGGGGCTCGAGCCCGACGGCACCCGGCTGCTCGGCGCCGAGCAGGTCGACTGGCTCATCCGAGAGGTACGATGCTCCCGCGCGACCTGGAAGGTGATCTCCGCCGACCTGCCGCTCGGCCTGGTGGTGCCCGACGGCCAGCTGGCCCAGGAGGGCCTGGCCAACGGGGACCCCGGCGCCCCGCTCGGCAAGGAGCAGGAGATCGCGGCGGTGCTCGCGGCCTTCAAGCGGCACGGCGTGCGCAACGTCGTCTGGATCACCGCCGACGTGCACTACTGCGCCGCGCACCACTACTCCCCGGACCGGGCCGGCTTCACCGACTTCGACCCGTTCTGGGAGTTCGTCGCCGGTCCGATCGCCGCGGGAACGTTCGGCCCCAGCGACCTCGACGGCACCTTCGGGCCGGAGGTGGTCTTCCGCAAGCACGCCGCGACCCCGAACGAGTCGCCGCGGCACGGCAACCAGTTCTTCGGCCACGTCGACATCGCCCGCGACGGGCGGCTGACGGTGAGCCTGCGGGACCTGTCCGGTGTGGTGCTGTTCAGCCGTGAGCTGGAGCCGGAGGACTAGACACCGGGGGTTTCAAGTAGGCCTCTTGGGACATGCTGCGGGTTCACCCCGGAGCACCGGGGTCCGACGGCGGTAGGAGAAGATCCCAGCGTGACCACCTTCCTCGTGATCGGGGTGCTGGGTCTGGTGCTGCTCGCGGTCGGCCTCGTGCTCGGTGACCTGCTCGACGGGCTCGCCGACGCGCTCCCCGGTGACGTCTTCTCCACGGCCGTCATCGGCGCGTTCGTGGCCGCGACCGGATTCGGCGGTGCGACCGCCGAGGCGGTGGGTGCGCCGCTCGCCGTGTCGCTGCCCGTCGGCATCGTCGCCGGCGTGGCGTTCGGCTGGTTCGCCGCCTGG encodes the following:
- a CDS encoding alkaline phosphatase D family protein — protein: MTDLGQHLHRRTLLAGTAAATGVLAAAPGAAGLVRRRLTLTSGVQSGDVTTHGAVLWARASGRGRLVAEVVSGRRRHRVRGAWATGSSDHTARLALDRLAPGREYAVRLGFEDEHGVLGETQTATFRTGSLHEAATSFVWTGDTCGQGWGINPDLGGLIGYRAMHETRPDFFVHAGDTIYADGPIAASVTEPDGQVWRNLVTEEVSKVAETLGEFRGRHRYTLLDENVRAFYADTPVVAQWDDHETTNNWYPGEILEDPRYTQERRVDVLARRARQAWQEYQPIAAPARRGLSHDSGFAPARIYRKVERGGHLDVFCLDMRTHKDPNTAGLEPDGTRLLGAEQVDWLIREVRCSRATWKVISADLPLGLVVPDGQLAQEGLANGDPGAPLGKEQEIAAVLAAFKRHGVRNVVWITADVHYCAAHHYSPDRAGFTDFDPFWEFVAGPIAAGTFGPSDLDGTFGPEVVFRKHAATPNESPRHGNQFFGHVDIARDGRLTVSLRDLSGVVLFSRELEPED